One part of the Anaerolineales bacterium genome encodes these proteins:
- a CDS encoding peptidylprolyl isomerase produces the protein MARKSFNLTPNNLVGAERDKFYSRLLTIGTIAVVLLVVGLVGYTILQQSYIIPRQTLAQVEGVAITGDQYQQRVRLNRTRLVNTFMQYYQMQSIVMDPTFQQQIYVQLLGLQQELDPLVTGENTLNELIDDELLKLEAAELGITVSEADVERELQNFFGYFPDGTPTSVPTRTPYATATFTSLQLEMLNATPTSEVPPTATATLAPLPTGTAAPTATPVTEDSYRTQLAEYFASQGAEAQISEQAIREAIYAGLLRQAFRARFEGDVARTEDQVWARHILVATEEEAQDVLDRLEAGEDWALIAADVSTDMSNRSLGGDLGWFNRERMVEPFAEAAFSLRVGQTSEPVQTDFGWHIIQVLGHQEQPVSEETFNQRVYAVLNDYLAGLREKYSWEIIGERWKAATPDKPSLPALQ, from the coding sequence ATGGCTCGTAAATCCTTCAATCTCACTCCCAACAATCTGGTCGGTGCCGAACGCGACAAGTTCTACAGCCGCCTGCTCACCATCGGCACGATCGCGGTGGTGCTGCTGGTGGTTGGCCTGGTGGGCTATACCATTTTGCAGCAGAGCTACATCATTCCGCGCCAGACCCTGGCTCAGGTGGAAGGCGTAGCCATCACTGGCGATCAGTACCAGCAGCGAGTGCGGCTGAACCGCACTCGCCTGGTGAACACGTTCATGCAGTATTACCAGATGCAAAGCATCGTGATGGACCCCACTTTCCAGCAGCAAATTTACGTGCAGCTGCTTGGCCTGCAGCAGGAGCTGGACCCGCTGGTGACTGGCGAGAACACGCTGAACGAGCTTATTGATGACGAGCTGCTGAAGCTTGAAGCCGCTGAGCTGGGCATCACTGTCAGCGAAGCGGATGTAGAGCGCGAGTTGCAGAACTTCTTTGGCTACTTCCCGGACGGCACGCCTACCAGCGTGCCCACCCGTACTCCGTACGCCACCGCCACCTTCACCAGCCTGCAACTGGAGATGCTTAACGCCACGCCCACTTCAGAGGTGCCGCCGACCGCAACCGCCACCCTGGCGCCCCTGCCCACCGGCACCGCGGCCCCCACGGCCACTCCTGTGACCGAGGATAGCTACCGCACCCAGCTAGCCGAGTATTTTGCCAGCCAGGGTGCTGAGGCTCAGATCAGCGAGCAGGCCATTCGCGAAGCCATCTACGCCGGCCTCCTGCGCCAAGCCTTCCGTGCCCGCTTTGAGGGCGACGTAGCCCGCACTGAGGATCAGGTATGGGCGCGCCACATTCTGGTTGCCACCGAGGAAGAGGCCCAGGATGTTTTGGACCGCCTGGAGGCTGGCGAAGATTGGGCTTTGATCGCGGCGGATGTCTCCACTGATATGTCCAACCGCAGCCTGGGCGGCGACCTGGGCTGGTTCAACCGTGAGCGCATGGTTGAACCTTTTGCCGAGGCAGCCTTCAGCCTGCGGGTGGGCCAGACCAGCGAGCCGGTGCAAACCGACTTTGGCTGGCACATCATCCAAGTGCTGGGGCACCAGGAGCAGCCAGTAAGTGAGGAAACCTTCAACCAGCGCGTCTATGCGGTGCTGAACGACTACCTGGCCGGCCTGCGCGAGAAATATTCCTGGGAGATCATTGGCGAGCGCTGGAAAGCTGCAACGCCAGACAAACCCAGCCTGCCTGCCCTGCAATAA
- a CDS encoding PspC domain-containing protein, which yields MFNASGRPLRRSRTDRVFAGVCGGLGDFFGISTFWFRLAFVIAFLPGGVPGLLLYFLAWLIIPAE from the coding sequence ATGTTTAATGCTTCTGGGCGGCCGCTGCGCCGCTCCCGTACCGATAGAGTGTTTGCAGGCGTGTGTGGCGGCCTGGGCGACTTTTTTGGCATCAGCACCTTCTGGTTCCGCCTGGCGTTTGTGATCGCTTTCCTGCCCGGGGGCGTGCCCGGCCTGCTGTTGTATTTCCTGGCCTGGCTGATCATCCCGGCCGAGTAA
- the smc gene encoding chromosome segregation protein SMC — MKTLRLKSLELNGYKTFATAQNFEFGAPITAVVGPNGSGKSNIADSLRWVLGEQSYALLRGRKTEDMIFAGSESRPRSGMASVTITFDNSEGWLPVDFAEVAVTRRAYRDGQNEYLINNQKVRLKDVSELLAASGLSERTYTVIGQGLVDAALTLKSDERRRLFEEAAGIGLYRDRKDQSLRRLDTTLRNLERVEDILAELKPRLRSLQRQAERAEEFSTLRASLRDTLREWYGYHWNKSQIEMRQLRQDADLHEQNLTQARQKQTQHSEEVNKLRSKTQELRVQLNEWHRKLAELHAGRQGASRDLAVADERERALGERRKALEEERQRVEGELTGLQARLKEAEQDAARYEEEGAEAQKKLDEARAELQSKQGAQHEKEAKTRAARERVVELQAQQANSRAQREMLVASLDRKQAELAELAGTIAKVNGDIAEQNQATEQLRTKVTAAESRLNEQQRLLEQAAAEVTRLQEQLKQQEGSRSQLQGRQARLAAEISAFEEANAAGFAEGAKLLLQAAKEKGLQLGRGTLGRELRVAMEHEAAIAAALGAYADGVIVDDPEAALGLLESGEASAALLPLSAIQATGHLNAQPGNGLVGVAADLVEAAPGVRPAVDLLLGRVLVAESRQAARRLLAEHADASQVVTLRGEVFHRAGTIEVRAAKAAAALARPRQERELRAELEQAVAELVALEAALAQLGDEVNERELARQATVREVEQAQAALDMARREVQGQELESGQLQRQLDWFMTQQRTLQTEHATGEETIATLNAKEAELAVQMAAAEAEFENEMAIAVEEPAEELHAQVAHWEMRLAVAQRAQQEAQRRVAERLQQLQRAEGQLSSHQERVQELEQQVQAIGLEKQQLSQQEGLVGVEIEGLQAQIEPTEAELAAADAAQLEAQKNETATLQALSAAERNHTQAQILLARQQEALETLRGRVEDDFGLVNFQYDEIVSGPTPLPLGELVEKLPRVETLAPELEETLKHQRNQIRRLGAVNPEAQKEYVEIKDRVESMEAQVTDLRSAEVDLKQVIAELDVMMEKEFQVTFERVAAEFKLIFSRLFNGGSASLLLTEAGTESGQTGIDIEARLPGKRTQRLALLSGGERSLTAAALVFALLKASPTPFCVMDEVDAMLDEANVGRFTEVLRELSQETQFVVITHNRNTVQVADVIYGITMGRDTASQVISLRLDQVDERYSR; from the coding sequence GTGAAAACATTACGACTAAAGTCCCTGGAATTAAACGGCTACAAAACTTTTGCCACCGCGCAGAACTTTGAGTTCGGCGCACCGATCACCGCCGTGGTCGGTCCCAACGGCTCGGGCAAATCCAACATTGCCGATTCGTTGCGCTGGGTGCTGGGCGAGCAGTCCTACGCCTTGCTGCGCGGCCGCAAGACCGAAGACATGATCTTCGCCGGCTCCGAATCGCGCCCCAGGTCGGGCATGGCCAGCGTCACCATCACCTTTGACAACAGTGAGGGTTGGCTGCCGGTCGACTTCGCCGAAGTCGCCGTCACCCGCCGCGCTTACCGTGACGGGCAGAATGAGTATCTGATCAACAACCAGAAGGTGCGCCTGAAGGACGTGAGCGAGCTGTTGGCCGCCTCTGGCTTGTCTGAGCGCACCTATACCGTCATCGGCCAGGGCCTGGTGGATGCGGCCCTGACGCTCAAGTCAGACGAGCGCCGCCGCCTGTTTGAGGAAGCCGCCGGCATTGGTTTGTACCGCGACCGCAAAGACCAATCCCTGCGACGCCTGGATACTACTTTGCGCAACCTGGAGCGCGTCGAGGACATCCTGGCCGAGCTCAAGCCACGCCTGCGCAGTTTGCAGCGACAGGCTGAGCGCGCCGAGGAATTCTCCACCCTGCGGGCCAGCTTGCGTGACACCTTGCGTGAATGGTATGGCTACCACTGGAACAAGTCGCAGATCGAAATGCGCCAGCTGCGCCAGGACGCTGATCTGCATGAACAGAATCTGACGCAGGCGCGCCAGAAACAGACGCAGCACAGTGAAGAAGTAAATAAGCTGCGCAGCAAGACCCAGGAGCTGCGTGTGCAACTCAACGAATGGCACCGCAAGCTAGCCGAGTTGCACGCCGGGCGCCAGGGCGCCAGCCGTGATCTGGCCGTGGCCGACGAGCGCGAGCGCGCCCTGGGTGAGCGCCGCAAAGCGCTGGAGGAAGAACGCCAGCGCGTCGAAGGCGAGCTGACCGGCCTCCAAGCCCGGCTGAAGGAAGCCGAGCAGGACGCGGCCCGCTACGAAGAAGAGGGGGCAGAGGCCCAAAAGAAGCTGGACGAAGCCCGCGCCGAGCTGCAAAGCAAGCAGGGGGCCCAGCACGAGAAAGAGGCCAAGACCCGTGCCGCACGTGAACGCGTAGTCGAGCTGCAGGCCCAGCAAGCCAATTCCCGCGCCCAGCGCGAGATGCTGGTGGCCAGCCTGGACCGCAAGCAGGCCGAGCTGGCTGAGCTGGCCGGAACGATCGCCAAGGTGAATGGCGATATTGCCGAGCAGAACCAGGCCACCGAACAGCTTCGCACCAAGGTCACCGCCGCCGAAAGCCGCCTCAATGAGCAGCAGCGCCTGCTAGAGCAGGCGGCTGCCGAAGTGACCCGGCTGCAGGAGCAGCTCAAGCAGCAGGAAGGCTCCCGCAGCCAGCTACAGGGTCGCCAGGCGCGTTTGGCGGCAGAGATCAGCGCATTCGAAGAAGCCAACGCCGCCGGCTTTGCCGAAGGTGCCAAGTTGCTTCTGCAGGCCGCCAAAGAGAAAGGCCTGCAGCTGGGCAGAGGCACCTTAGGACGCGAATTGCGTGTAGCCATGGAGCATGAGGCCGCCATCGCAGCCGCGCTAGGCGCCTATGCTGACGGCGTGATCGTGGATGACCCCGAGGCCGCGCTGGGCTTGCTGGAAAGCGGCGAAGCCTCCGCAGCCCTTTTGCCGCTGAGCGCTATTCAGGCCACTGGCCACCTCAACGCCCAGCCAGGCAATGGCCTGGTGGGCGTAGCGGCCGATCTTGTAGAGGCTGCCCCCGGGGTGCGCCCAGCGGTGGACCTGCTGCTAGGCCGCGTGCTGGTGGCCGAAAGCCGCCAGGCGGCCCGCCGCCTGCTTGCCGAACACGCTGACGCCAGCCAGGTAGTTACCCTGCGCGGTGAGGTCTTCCATCGCGCCGGCACCATCGAAGTACGCGCCGCCAAGGCAGCTGCCGCCCTGGCGCGCCCGCGCCAGGAGCGTGAACTGCGCGCCGAGCTGGAGCAGGCCGTTGCGGAACTGGTCGCTCTCGAAGCCGCCCTGGCGCAGTTGGGCGATGAGGTCAACGAGCGCGAGCTGGCCCGCCAGGCCACCGTGCGCGAGGTCGAACAGGCCCAGGCCGCGCTGGACATGGCTCGCCGTGAGGTGCAAGGGCAGGAGCTGGAATCCGGCCAGTTGCAACGCCAGCTGGACTGGTTCATGACCCAGCAGCGCACCCTGCAAACGGAGCATGCCACCGGCGAGGAAACCATCGCCACATTGAATGCAAAAGAAGCCGAGCTGGCTGTGCAGATGGCAGCAGCCGAGGCTGAGTTTGAGAACGAGATGGCCATCGCGGTCGAAGAACCCGCCGAGGAACTGCATGCCCAAGTGGCCCATTGGGAGATGCGCCTGGCGGTGGCCCAGCGCGCCCAACAAGAGGCCCAGCGCCGCGTGGCCGAACGCCTGCAGCAACTCCAGCGCGCCGAAGGCCAGCTGAGCTCGCACCAGGAGCGTGTGCAGGAGCTGGAGCAACAGGTGCAGGCCATCGGGCTAGAGAAGCAGCAGCTCAGCCAGCAGGAGGGGCTTGTGGGCGTCGAAATCGAAGGCCTGCAAGCGCAGATCGAGCCGACCGAAGCTGAATTGGCTGCCGCGGATGCTGCCCAGCTGGAAGCGCAGAAGAACGAGACCGCCACCCTACAAGCCCTCAGCGCAGCCGAGCGCAACCACACCCAGGCGCAGATCCTGCTGGCCCGCCAACAAGAGGCACTGGAAACCTTGCGCGGCCGGGTTGAGGATGACTTTGGCCTGGTGAACTTCCAATACGATGAGATCGTCTCCGGCCCTACGCCGTTGCCGTTAGGCGAGCTGGTCGAGAAGCTGCCTAGGGTTGAGACCTTGGCGCCCGAGCTTGAAGAGACCCTCAAACATCAGCGCAACCAGATCCGCCGCCTGGGAGCCGTCAACCCGGAAGCGCAAAAAGAGTACGTTGAGATCAAAGACCGCGTCGAGAGCATGGAAGCACAGGTGACTGACCTGCGCTCAGCTGAGGTTGATCTTAAGCAAGTGATCGCTGAGCTGGACGTGATGATGGAGAAGGAATTCCAGGTCACCTTTGAACGAGTGGCCGCGGAGTTCAAGCTGATCTTCAGCCGCTTGTTCAACGGCGGCTCCGCCAGCCTGCTGTTGACCGAGGCCGGCACCGAAAGCGGACAGACCGGTATTGACATCGAGGCGCGTTTGCCCGGCAAGCGCACGCAGCGCCTGGCGCTGCTCTCCGGCGGCGAACGCAGCCTGACCGCCGCGGCGCTGGTGTTCGCGCTGCTCAAGGCTTCGCCCACGCCGTTCTGTGTGATGGACGAAGTGGACGCCATGCTGGATGAAGCCAACGTCGGCCGCTTTACCGAGGTGCTGCGCGAATTGAGTCAGGAAACGCAGTTCGTGGTCATCACCCACAACCGCAACACGGTGCAGGTGGCAGATGTGATCTATGGCATCACCATGGGGCGTGACACGGCCAGCCAGGTGATCAGCCTGCGCCTCGATCAGGTGGATGAGCGCTATTCGCGCTAG
- the rnc gene encoding ribonuclease III, with product MPNDPELTQEREAPQSFAARLALPIKDSRLLLRALTHRSYLNENPQALEDNERLEFLGDAVLDFVVGAWLYQHFPEMNEGEMTRLRASLVSTERLGEFGRQIRIDRALRMGHGEEEGGGRTRTSMLCNAFEALVGALYLDGGILAVDQFLAPLLPQAVEHTLASESDRDPKSLLQEWAQARGHGAPHYKIVDESGPDHSKMFVVEVQVQGRGIARGEGRSKQAASKAAAREALILLEQEEMGR from the coding sequence ATGCCCAATGACCCTGAGCTAACGCAAGAACGGGAAGCCCCCCAAAGTTTTGCTGCGCGCCTGGCGTTGCCCATCAAAGATTCACGCTTGTTGTTGCGCGCCTTGACGCATCGTTCCTATCTGAACGAGAATCCCCAGGCGCTGGAAGATAACGAGCGTCTGGAATTTTTGGGCGATGCCGTGCTTGATTTTGTGGTCGGCGCCTGGCTGTATCAGCACTTCCCCGAGATGAACGAAGGCGAGATGACCCGCCTGCGCGCCAGCCTGGTGAGCACCGAACGCCTGGGGGAATTCGGCCGCCAGATCCGCATTGACCGCGCCCTGCGTATGGGCCACGGCGAAGAGGAAGGCGGCGGCCGCACGCGCACCTCGATGTTGTGCAATGCCTTCGAAGCCCTGGTGGGTGCGCTGTACCTGGATGGCGGCATCCTCGCCGTCGATCAGTTCCTGGCGCCGTTGCTGCCCCAGGCGGTGGAGCACACCCTGGCCAGCGAGAGCGACCGTGACCCCAAGAGCCTGCTGCAGGAATGGGCGCAGGCGCGCGGGCATGGCGCACCGCACTATAAGATTGTGGATGAGAGCGGGCCGGATCACAGCAAGATGTTCGTGGTCGAAGTGCAGGTGCAGGGCCGCGGCATCGCGCGGGGTGAGGGGCGCAGTAAGCAGGCAGCCAGCAAAGCAGCTGCGCGTGAAGCCTTGATATTGCTGGAACAAGAAGAGATGGGTCGCTAA
- the fabF gene encoding beta-ketoacyl-ACP synthase II, with translation MEKVVITGMGTVNPLGNSVEQTWDNAIKGVSGIGPITCFDPENFLVKIACEVKNFDITEYIDAREARRRDRYQLFGTAASAQAMKHSGLEINEGNAARVGSIISAAIGGLTAMEVGIVDVHTDSPRRASPFLIPMMMPNGSAGLTSIDHGAKGPALSVASACASGQDGIGLAWTLIRAGVIDAAFAGAAEATITKVAVAAFDRMQAMSRKSLGEATPRPFDKNRDGFLMGEGSAVFMLESESHAKKRGANIIAELAGYASSADASHITAPSETGAGGAQAIKQALASAGINPDEVGYISAHGTGTPLNDASETAAIKSAFGQQAYNIPISSTKSMTGHMMGATGALEAMFCALAIRDGILPPTINYEEPDPVCDLDYIPNKARESKIKVAISNAFGFGGHNAVLVLRKYE, from the coding sequence ATGGAAAAAGTTGTCATCACCGGCATGGGGACCGTTAATCCGCTCGGAAATTCCGTTGAGCAAACCTGGGACAACGCCATCAAGGGCGTCTCCGGCATTGGCCCCATCACCTGCTTTGACCCCGAGAACTTCCTGGTCAAGATCGCCTGTGAGGTCAAGAACTTTGACATCACTGAGTACATTGACGCCCGCGAGGCGCGCCGCCGTGACCGCTATCAGCTGTTCGGCACGGCCGCCTCGGCGCAGGCCATGAAGCATTCCGGCCTGGAGATCAACGAGGGCAACGCTGCCCGCGTGGGCAGCATCATTTCGGCCGCCATTGGCGGCCTCACCGCTATGGAAGTCGGCATTGTTGACGTGCACACCGACAGCCCGCGCCGCGCCAGTCCTTTCCTGATTCCGATGATGATGCCCAACGGCTCGGCGGGCCTCACCAGCATTGACCATGGCGCCAAGGGACCGGCGCTCTCGGTCGCCTCCGCCTGCGCCTCCGGCCAAGATGGAATTGGCCTGGCCTGGACGCTGATCCGCGCCGGCGTGATCGATGCTGCCTTTGCCGGCGCAGCCGAAGCCACCATCACCAAGGTTGCCGTGGCCGCCTTCGACCGCATGCAAGCCATGTCGCGCAAATCGCTTGGCGAGGCCACCCCGCGCCCGTTTGACAAGAACCGCGATGGTTTCCTGATGGGCGAGGGTTCGGCCGTCTTCATGCTCGAAAGTGAAAGCCACGCCAAGAAGCGCGGCGCCAACATCATTGCTGAGCTGGCCGGCTACGCCTCTTCAGCGGATGCCAGCCACATCACCGCGCCGTCGGAAACCGGCGCGGGCGGCGCCCAGGCCATCAAGCAGGCCCTGGCTTCGGCCGGCATCAACCCAGACGAGGTCGGTTACATCAGCGCCCACGGCACCGGCACGCCGCTCAACGATGCGTCTGAGACGGCGGCCATCAAATCCGCCTTCGGCCAGCAGGCTTACAACATTCCCATCTCTTCCACCAAGTCGATGACCGGCCACATGATGGGCGCCACCGGTGCGCTCGAAGCGATGTTCTGCGCGCTGGCTATTCGCGATGGCATCCTGCCGCCTACCATCAACTACGAAGAGCCGGACCCTGTTTGCGATCTGGACTACATTCCCAACAAGGCGCGTGAGTCCAAGATCAAGGTTGCAATCAGCAATGCGTTCGGCTTCGGCGGCCACAATGCCGTCCTCGTTTTGCGAAAATACGAATAA
- a CDS encoding pyridoxal-phosphate dependent enzyme has product MTEFVCANCRRPYPETGAPFRCLHCGGVFGVQGGLTYEPDSQTSGLWRYRASFGLPGDAEAVSLGEGNTPLVEGAAFGKRLAFKQEYLNPTSSYKDRGSAPLLSFLKTRGVSEALEDSSGNAGASFAAYAARAGVKARVFVPDYASGPKRTQIEAYGADLVSILGPRSEAAAAVLRAAEGGAVYASHAYMPFGLPGIATIAFELYEQLGNQAPGSIIAPAGHGSLLLGIALGFEALKAAGRIERLPVLIGVQARACAPLWALTTQGPAGLAWVTEGQTLAEGVRVRQPVRGDELLRAVESTGGRFLAVDEQEILPARDALARAGLFVEPTSAIVWAGLGQLSTLAASQLPEPVALILTGSGLKSL; this is encoded by the coding sequence ATGACAGAATTCGTCTGTGCCAACTGCCGCCGTCCATACCCTGAAACCGGAGCCCCGTTCCGCTGCCTGCATTGCGGCGGCGTGTTTGGCGTGCAGGGTGGCCTGACTTATGAGCCAGACAGCCAGACGAGCGGGCTGTGGCGCTACCGCGCCAGTTTCGGGCTGCCTGGTGACGCCGAAGCGGTCAGCCTGGGCGAGGGCAATACGCCTCTCGTGGAAGGCGCCGCCTTTGGCAAACGGCTGGCCTTCAAGCAGGAATATCTAAATCCCACCAGCTCTTATAAAGATCGCGGCAGCGCGCCGTTGCTCAGCTTCTTGAAAACGCGTGGCGTCAGCGAAGCGCTGGAAGATTCATCCGGCAATGCCGGCGCCTCCTTCGCCGCCTACGCGGCGCGGGCCGGCGTGAAGGCGCGCGTGTTCGTGCCAGACTATGCGTCAGGCCCCAAGCGCACCCAGATCGAAGCCTACGGCGCCGACCTGGTCAGCATCCTCGGCCCGCGCTCTGAGGCCGCCGCGGCCGTCCTGCGCGCCGCCGAGGGTGGGGCGGTGTATGCCAGCCACGCCTACATGCCCTTCGGCCTGCCGGGCATCGCCACCATCGCATTCGAGCTCTACGAGCAGTTGGGCAACCAGGCACCGGGCAGCATCATCGCGCCCGCCGGGCACGGCAGCCTGCTGCTCGGCATTGCGCTGGGCTTCGAAGCCCTCAAAGCTGCCGGGCGCATCGAGCGCCTGCCCGTGCTCATCGGCGTGCAGGCACGCGCCTGTGCGCCGCTGTGGGCGCTTACCACCCAAGGCCCGGCCGGCCTGGCCTGGGTCACCGAGGGCCAGACCCTGGCCGAGGGTGTGCGTGTGCGCCAGCCGGTGCGCGGCGATGAGCTGCTGCGCGCTGTAGAATCAACCGGTGGGCGCTTCCTGGCCGTGGATGAGCAGGAGATCCTGCCCGCCCGCGACGCACTGGCTCGTGCAGGGTTATTTGTAGAGCCAACATCTGCCATTGTCTGGGCAGGCCTGGGGCAGCTTTCCACCCTGGCTGCCAGCCAGTTGCCGGAGCCGGTCGCGCTCATTCTTACCGGGTCTGGTCTAAAGTCGCTTTAG
- the moaD gene encoding molybdopterin converting factor subunit 1 — protein sequence MNTVTVLFFATLRDKAGVSQTQLDLPAGADVAAFKLALFAKFPQLAAYAGAMLVAVNKEYAFDADPVPAGAELALFPPVSGGAGDWPTHFTITEAPLDLNAMLASITLPSTGAACFFSGMVRAVTVRGEAYQTEHLVYEAYVPMAEAKMHQVAEEIRTRWPQVEGIAIAQRIGTLLPGTPTVLIACTAGHRDSGVFEAARYGIDRLKEIVPIWKKEVGPNGEEWVEGEYVPTQTDKEA from the coding sequence ATGAACACGGTCACCGTGCTGTTCTTCGCCACTTTGCGAGACAAAGCCGGCGTCTCGCAAACCCAGCTTGACCTGCCAGCTGGGGCGGATGTGGCCGCCTTCAAGCTGGCGCTGTTTGCCAAGTTCCCCCAGCTGGCAGCGTACGCTGGCGCCATGCTGGTGGCCGTCAACAAGGAATACGCTTTCGACGCGGACCCGGTGCCCGCTGGCGCTGAGTTGGCCCTGTTCCCGCCCGTGAGCGGCGGCGCGGGCGATTGGCCCACGCACTTCACTATCACCGAAGCCCCGTTGGATCTCAACGCCATGCTCGCCAGCATCACGCTGCCCAGCACCGGCGCGGCGTGCTTCTTCAGCGGTATGGTCCGCGCAGTCACCGTCCGGGGTGAAGCGTATCAAACTGAGCACCTCGTATACGAGGCCTATGTGCCGATGGCCGAGGCCAAGATGCACCAGGTCGCCGAGGAGATTCGCACCCGCTGGCCGCAGGTCGAAGGCATCGCCATTGCTCAGCGCATCGGCACGCTACTGCCGGGCACTCCTACCGTACTCATCGCTTGCACCGCAGGCCATCGCGACAGCGGCGTGTTCGAAGCCGCTCGCTACGGCATTGACCGCCTGAAGGAGATCGTGCCCATTTGGAAAAAAGAAGTCGGCCCCAACGGCGAAGAGTGGGTGGAGGGCGAGTACGTGCCCACCCAGACCGATAAAGAAGCCTGA
- the moaC gene encoding cyclic pyranopterin monophosphate synthase MoaC: MPKDAKSLSHIDPAGNARMVDVGAKDVSQRTAVAAGQVRMQAETLALVRAGQLKKGDVLTVAQVAGIQAAKRTAELIPFCHPLPLEHISLEFEFDDALPGILIRATARTSGKTGVEMEALTAVSVAALTIYDMAKAAEKSMHIENIRLVSKTGGAGGDYAES, translated from the coding sequence ATGCCAAAGGATGCCAAGTCTCTCTCGCATATAGACCCGGCGGGCAACGCCCGCATGGTGGACGTTGGTGCCAAAGATGTATCCCAGCGCACCGCCGTGGCCGCTGGCCAGGTGCGCATGCAGGCTGAGACCCTGGCCCTGGTGCGCGCTGGCCAGCTCAAAAAAGGGGATGTGCTCACCGTGGCCCAGGTGGCAGGCATCCAGGCCGCCAAGCGCACCGCAGAACTCATCCCGTTCTGCCATCCGCTGCCGCTGGAGCACATCTCGCTGGAGTTCGAGTTCGATGATGCCCTGCCTGGCATCCTCATCCGCGCCACGGCCCGCACCAGCGGCAAGACCGGCGTAGAGATGGAAGCGCTGACCGCCGTCTCGGTAGCGGCCCTGACGATCTACGACATGGCCAAGGCGGCGGAGAAGAGCATGCACATTGAGAACATCCGCCTGGTCAGCAAGACCGGCGGCGCAGGCGGCGATTACGCCGAAAGTTAG